One window of the Streptococcus parasanguinis ATCC 15912 genome contains the following:
- the hslO gene encoding Hsp33 family molecular chaperone HslO — translation MDKIIKTISESGAFRAYVLDSTETVRTAQEKHHTQASSTVALGRTLIASQILAANEKGDTKITVKVLGTSSLGAIITVADTKGNIKGYVQNPGVDIKKTATGEVLVGPFVGNGEFLVITDYGTGNPYNSMTPLVTGEIGEDLAFYLTESQQTPSAVGLNVLLDEEDKVKVAGGFLLQVLPNAKEEEIARFEKRIQEMPAISTLLESEDHIEALLAAIYGDEPFKRLSEEELRFQCDCSRERFLNALASLPASDLKEMKDEDHGAEITCQFCQTHYHFDENDLEELIRDKS, via the coding sequence ATGGACAAAATTATTAAAACTATCTCAGAAAGTGGTGCTTTTCGTGCTTATGTACTAGACAGTACAGAAACTGTACGAACAGCCCAAGAAAAACATCATACACAAGCTAGCTCCACGGTCGCACTTGGCCGTACCCTCATTGCCAGCCAAATCTTGGCGGCAAACGAGAAAGGAGATACTAAAATTACGGTCAAAGTCCTTGGAACTAGCTCACTCGGAGCCATCATCACCGTGGCAGATACCAAGGGAAATATTAAAGGCTACGTGCAAAATCCTGGAGTGGATATCAAGAAGACTGCGACTGGTGAAGTTCTGGTGGGACCATTTGTCGGAAACGGAGAATTCTTGGTCATCACAGATTATGGTACGGGAAATCCTTATAACTCCATGACCCCTCTTGTAACCGGTGAAATCGGAGAAGACCTGGCCTTTTATCTGACGGAAAGCCAACAAACACCATCTGCAGTTGGACTCAATGTTCTTTTGGATGAAGAAGACAAGGTCAAGGTGGCTGGTGGCTTCTTGCTCCAGGTCTTACCCAATGCCAAGGAAGAAGAAATCGCGCGCTTTGAAAAACGCATCCAAGAAATGCCTGCCATCTCCACACTTTTGGAATCTGAAGACCATATTGAAGCTCTTCTTGCCGCTATCTATGGGGATGAACCTTTCAAACGCCTCTCTGAAGAAGAACTTCGCTTTCAGTGCGACTGCAGCCGTGAGCGTTTCTTGAACGCTTTAGCAAGTCTGCCAGCTAGTGATTTAAAAGAGATGAAAGATGAAGATCACGGTGCAGAGATTACCTGCCAATTCTGCCAAACCCACTACCACTTTGACGAAAATGACTTGGAGGAACTCATTCGTGACAAATCTTAA
- the dusB gene encoding tRNA dihydrouridine synthase DusB, which translates to MTNLNTPFMIGDVEIPNRTVLAPMAGVTNSAFRTIAKELGAGLVVMEMVSDKGIQYNNEKTLHMLHIDEGENPVSIQLFGSDEDSLARAAEFIQENTKTDIVDINMGCPVNKIVKNEAGAMWLKDPDKIYSIINKVQSVLDIPLTVKMRTGWSDPSLAVENALAAEAAGVSALAMHGRTREQMYTGHADLETLHKVAQALTKIPFIANGDIRTVQDAKQRIEEVGADAVMIGRAAMGNPYLFNQINHYFETGEILPDLTFEDKMKIAYEHLKRLIDLKGEHIAVREFRGLAPHYLRGTSGAAKLRGAISQASTLAEIEELLQLKA; encoded by the coding sequence GTGACAAATCTTAATACGCCATTTATGATCGGGGATGTCGAAATCCCTAACCGTACTGTCCTAGCCCCAATGGCTGGAGTGACCAACTCGGCTTTCCGGACCATTGCCAAAGAACTGGGAGCAGGGCTCGTTGTCATGGAAATGGTCTCTGACAAGGGAATCCAGTACAACAATGAAAAGACACTGCATATGCTCCATATCGATGAAGGCGAAAATCCTGTATCGATCCAACTCTTTGGAAGCGACGAAGACAGCCTCGCACGCGCAGCTGAATTTATCCAAGAAAATACCAAGACCGATATCGTCGATATCAACATGGGTTGCCCGGTGAATAAAATCGTCAAGAACGAGGCTGGTGCGATGTGGCTCAAGGACCCAGACAAGATCTACTCCATCATCAATAAGGTTCAATCCGTCCTAGATATTCCATTGACGGTCAAGATGCGGACGGGTTGGTCGGACCCTTCCCTAGCAGTTGAGAACGCCCTCGCTGCTGAAGCTGCGGGTGTCTCTGCCCTTGCCATGCATGGACGGACTCGGGAGCAAATGTATACGGGGCATGCGGATCTTGAGACCCTTCACAAGGTTGCACAAGCCCTGACTAAGATTCCATTTATCGCAAACGGAGATATCCGTACGGTTCAAGATGCCAAACAACGGATCGAAGAAGTCGGTGCTGATGCGGTCATGATTGGTCGCGCTGCTATGGGTAATCCTTATCTCTTCAACCAAATCAACCACTACTTTGAAACAGGTGAAATCCTGCCTGATTTGACTTTTGAAGACAAGATGAAGATTGCTTACGAACACTTGAAACGCTTGATCGATCTCAAAGGTGAGCACATTGCCGTTCGTGAATTCCGTGGCCTCGCCCCTCACTACCTCCGTGGTACCTCAGGTGCAGCCAAACTCCGTGGCGCCATCTCCCAAGCCAGCACCCTAGCAGAGATTGAAGAACTCTTACAATTAAAAGCATAG
- a CDS encoding YoaK family protein, with translation MEEKIILPQNTRLMGALLGFIGGGLDVFCHMHYRSLVATQTGNLLLLIADWHDPRVENTVMRFSSIIFFSIGFLVALHIKEYRKTAFWRTKMLLPLFVVTLLIPLVSVIPPVEVPFIAFGTGMMMLTFTGSLIENHPYVIFMTSGNYRKMLTALYRITRGKGDLDEYRRQAMNYGIVVGSFVAGAISVAILMHFIHQWAIWLITANLFLIMSYYTARVKQLGLQTDNL, from the coding sequence ATGGAAGAAAAAATAATTTTACCACAAAATACACGACTGATGGGGGCTCTGCTTGGTTTTATCGGAGGGGGTCTTGATGTTTTTTGCCACATGCACTACCGGAGTTTGGTCGCGACCCAAACGGGGAACCTCCTGCTTCTCATCGCTGATTGGCACGATCCCCGTGTCGAAAATACCGTCATGCGTTTTTCATCGATTATATTTTTCTCGATCGGCTTTCTGGTTGCCCTCCATATCAAAGAATATCGCAAGACAGCCTTTTGGCGGACCAAGATGTTGCTTCCTTTGTTTGTGGTGACACTCCTGATTCCCTTGGTGTCTGTCATACCACCTGTAGAAGTTCCCTTTATTGCTTTTGGGACAGGGATGATGATGTTGACCTTTACAGGGAGCCTCATCGAAAATCACCCTTATGTGATCTTTATGACTTCCGGAAATTATCGCAAGATGCTGACGGCCTTGTACCGAATCACTCGAGGAAAGGGAGATTTGGACGAGTATCGGCGTCAGGCCATGAATTACGGGATTGTTGTTGGAAGCTTTGTTGCAGGAGCTATTAGCGTAGCCATCCTCATGCATTTCATTCACCAATGGGCCATCTGGCTGATCACAGCCAACCTCTTTTTGATCATGAGCTACTACACCGCCAGAGTCAAACAACTCGGCCTGCAAACAGATAATCTATAA
- a CDS encoding NUDIX domain-containing protein, whose product METLSIPAGMTEKEYFETVASEADFLKWYKEQDLPTYETPSVTADMVAYCFVEGKLKLLAIRRKAHPYQHRLALVGGFVNKDEDATHACIREVKEEVGLDLPVNKVEQLMTVSTPGRDPRGWVITIAHLVYLPAEAVDLAHAGDDAKEVVFLDVDFKKSQCLLDGEPLAASDFAFDHYQIIQESIKRIQGRLDWNPTFLYLLEEPFTVYEATELVNLINPGRPIVSNNFLVKFGEFVEEVGVKRVPKKKPRKTYRLKQ is encoded by the coding sequence ATGGAAACTCTTTCGATTCCAGCAGGAATGACGGAGAAAGAGTATTTTGAGACGGTCGCTAGTGAAGCAGACTTTCTCAAGTGGTATAAGGAGCAAGACCTGCCGACTTATGAAACTCCAAGTGTCACAGCGGACATGGTAGCTTACTGTTTTGTTGAAGGCAAGCTCAAGCTCTTAGCTATTCGCCGCAAAGCCCACCCTTATCAACACCGCCTCGCCTTGGTGGGGGGCTTTGTGAACAAGGATGAAGATGCGACTCATGCCTGTATCCGAGAAGTCAAAGAAGAAGTTGGGCTCGATCTGCCAGTGAATAAGGTGGAGCAGCTCATGACCGTTTCCACCCCTGGGCGGGACCCCAGAGGCTGGGTCATTACCATCGCCCATCTGGTCTATCTGCCAGCAGAAGCAGTAGACTTAGCCCATGCAGGTGACGATGCCAAGGAAGTCGTTTTTCTCGATGTCGATTTCAAAAAATCCCAGTGTTTGCTCGATGGAGAACCCTTAGCTGCTTCTGATTTTGCCTTTGACCATTATCAAATCATTCAAGAATCGATCAAGCGGATTCAGGGGCGTTTAGACTGGAATCCAACCTTCCTCTATCTGTTAGAGGAGCCTTTCACCGTTTATGAAGCAACCGAATTGGTCAATTTGATCAATCCAGGACGTCCCATCGTTAGCAATAACTTCCTCGTAAAATTCGGAGAATTCGTGGAAGAAGTGGGTGTCAAGCGGGTACCTAAGAAAAAACCACGCAAGACCTATCGCTTAAAACAGTAG
- the pnuC gene encoding nicotinamide riboside transporter PnuC: MKNLSEKFATFSQDFRNVHREAKKQGFVNIMKLLWKDLFVGRTAFQWVYLLLLSSVPFFLEWTNHTGQHDWLGLFASWTGIVCVILVAEGRASNYLFGAVNSAIYLVLALNKNFYGEVLTTLYFFIMQPIGLYVWLSNRINDQGKVEESHFEAKKLNLIEWMRYLALCAVIWIGMGFAYQSIHSARPFRDSITDATNGVGQLLMTRLYREQWIFWIATNVFSIYLWWDQSLHIQGMYWVYTLNSLVGWYQWTKALKKEVA, from the coding sequence ATGAAAAACCTATCTGAAAAATTCGCAACTTTTAGCCAAGACTTTAGAAATGTTCACCGAGAAGCGAAAAAGCAAGGCTTTGTCAATATTATGAAACTTCTATGGAAGGACCTTTTTGTAGGACGCACAGCCTTTCAATGGGTCTATCTCCTGCTTCTTTCCAGTGTTCCCTTCTTCTTAGAATGGACCAATCATACAGGACAGCATGATTGGCTGGGACTGTTTGCCTCTTGGACAGGCATTGTCTGTGTTATCCTGGTTGCCGAAGGGCGTGCTAGTAACTACCTCTTTGGAGCAGTGAATTCCGCTATCTACCTTGTTTTAGCCCTCAATAAAAACTTCTACGGGGAAGTTCTGACAACTCTTTATTTCTTCATCATGCAACCGATCGGTCTTTATGTTTGGCTCTCTAATCGGATCAATGATCAAGGTAAGGTCGAAGAATCTCACTTTGAAGCCAAGAAATTGAACTTAATCGAGTGGATGCGCTATTTGGCCTTGTGTGCTGTGATTTGGATCGGTATGGGCTTCGCGTATCAAAGTATCCATAGCGCTCGCCCTTTCCGTGATAGTATCACCGATGCGACCAACGGGGTCGGCCAGCTCCTAATGACCCGCCTTTACCGGGAGCAATGGATCTTCTGGATTGCGACCAACGTCTTTAGTATCTATCTCTGGTGGGATCAGAGTCTTCACATTCAAGGGATGTACTGGGTTTACACGCTCAATAGTTTAGTGGGCTGGTACCAATGGACCAAAGCCCTCAAGAAGGAGGTGGCTTAG
- a CDS encoding AAA family ATPase: MKKERIALVFGTFAPLHQGHIDLIQRAKRQCDRVRVIVSGYEGDRGEEVGLTLQKRFRYIREAFSNDELTQIYKLDETKLPRYPLGWEPWLQTALNTIQYQTETEELIFYVGEKAYKEELEARGFEVHLEERRFGISATMIRENPSKYWKYIAQPFRRQFTKKVLIMGSASNGKTTLAKDLARFYDAPVSLEYAREYQIKNNVRDDELTPKDYYYLLLGQYDQTSKLIDSSANRGLVIADTNSLVTKGYYDYYMEVEGQDTSMTDTFDNLFVSILSKEKWDLILFVQPIGSYVNDGFRDMTMADEEIRTSFSNYLDQLRQQYLGNIPTTFLASDYLGNYEEAKKVIDAIYQAD; this comes from the coding sequence ATGAAAAAAGAAAGAATTGCCCTGGTTTTTGGAACCTTTGCGCCTCTTCATCAAGGGCATATTGACCTGATCCAGCGGGCCAAGCGTCAGTGTGATCGCGTTCGTGTCATCGTTTCTGGTTATGAAGGGGATCGTGGCGAAGAAGTGGGATTGACCTTACAAAAACGCTTCCGTTATATCCGCGAAGCCTTCTCTAATGATGAATTGACTCAAATCTATAAGCTAGATGAGACGAAACTTCCTCGTTATCCCTTGGGCTGGGAGCCTTGGTTACAGACAGCCCTAAACACCATCCAGTATCAAACAGAGACAGAAGAGTTGATCTTTTATGTGGGGGAGAAAGCTTACAAGGAAGAGTTGGAAGCGAGAGGGTTTGAAGTTCACTTAGAGGAGCGTCGCTTCGGGATCTCTGCCACCATGATCCGGGAAAATCCAAGCAAATACTGGAAATACATCGCCCAGCCCTTCCGTCGCCAGTTCACGAAAAAAGTCTTGATCATGGGGAGCGCCAGCAACGGGAAAACGACCCTTGCAAAGGACTTAGCCCGCTTTTACGATGCACCTGTTAGTCTTGAGTATGCCCGTGAATACCAGATCAAGAACAATGTTCGAGATGATGAGCTCACTCCAAAAGATTACTATTACCTACTCTTAGGACAGTATGATCAAACCTCCAAGCTCATCGATAGTAGTGCCAATCGAGGCCTTGTCATCGCAGATACCAATTCCCTGGTGACCAAGGGTTATTACGACTACTACATGGAGGTCGAAGGTCAGGATACCAGCATGACCGATACCTTCGATAACCTCTTTGTCAGTATTCTCTCCAAAGAAAAATGGGATTTGATCCTCTTTGTACAGCCGATCGGCTCTTATGTCAATGATGGTTTCCGAGACATGACCATGGCTGACGAAGAGATCCGTACCAGCTTTTCAAATTACCTGGACCAATTGCGCCAGCAATACCTAGGAAACATTCCGACCACTTTCCTCGCATCAGACTACCTCGGCAACTACGAAGAAGCCAAGAAGGTGATCGATGCCATCTACCAAGCCGACTGA
- a CDS encoding DUF4430 domain-containing protein translates to MLKKIISSLMTLLAALLLASCAPSHSTNNQTTASSTEVAKKNEISITISVTPEGQKAQSKTLKVAEESNLMKVLKANYKIEEKNGMITSIDGHSQDEAKGLYWMYKINGEMAPKGAAETTVKKGDKIEFYQEVYQ, encoded by the coding sequence ATGTTGAAAAAAATCATTTCTAGCTTGATGACCTTACTTGCAGCTCTTCTTTTAGCGAGTTGCGCTCCGTCTCATAGCACAAACAATCAAACAACTGCTTCTAGCACAGAAGTTGCCAAGAAAAACGAAATTTCGATTACAATTAGCGTGACGCCAGAAGGTCAAAAAGCGCAATCGAAAACCTTGAAAGTGGCAGAAGAGAGTAACCTCATGAAAGTGCTCAAAGCCAACTACAAGATTGAAGAAAAAAATGGCATGATCACCTCGATTGACGGTCACAGCCAAGATGAAGCCAAAGGTCTTTACTGGATGTACAAGATCAATGGCGAAATGGCTCCAAAAGGTGCTGCTGAAACCACTGTTAAAAAAGGAGACAAGATCGAATTCTATCAAGAAGTGTATCAATAA
- a CDS encoding ATP-dependent Clp protease ATP-binding subunit: protein MNYSTALLESIEAAQILAGHYQGHTLDTWHLLTAMANNPYSVAGSVLNDYPMQIDEFQDAAEHITGQAFQSDNRYEIFPFSYRMEAIMKHAREIAQVLHAKTLGTEHVLLSLLADRGTLASQVMEFAGFAFTEQDKGVPIASLRKNLEDKAGWDKNDIKAIRSLYRAQNPNRQTMGNMMGMPPSTSGGLEDYTRDLTEMARAGQIEPVIGRDAEISRMIQILSRKTKNNPVLVGEAGVGKTALALGLAQRVASGNVPAEIAQMRVLELDLMNVVAGTRFRGDFEERMNNIIQDIEEDGHVILFIDELHTIMGSGSGIDSTLDAANILKPALARGTLRTVGATTQDEYQKHIEKDAALSRRFAKVTIEEPSVADSIQILQGLKETYQDHHHVTITDEAIETAVKYAHRYLTSRQLPDSAIDLLDEAAATVQNRDSNGHVKEELTALDRALMDGKWKKAAQLLEVEAAPIVYKKEVTDQDVLVTLSQLSGIPTQKLTQTDAKKYLNLEAELHKRVIGQDQAVSSISRAIRRNQSGIRSNKRPIGSFMFLGPTGVGKTELAKALAEVLFDDESALIRFDMSEYMEKFAASRLNGAPPGYVGYEEGGELTEKVRNKPYSVLLFDEVEKAHPDIFNVLLQVLDDGVLTDSKGRKIDFSNTIIIMTSNLGATALRDDKTVGFGAKDIRFDQANMEKRMFEELKKTYRPEFINRIDEKVVFHSLSSEDMQQVVKVMVKPLIATLAEQDMTLKFQPSALKLLATKGYDPEMGARPLRRVLQTEVEDQLAELLLKGQAQEGQTIKVGTTAGTIKFEIV from the coding sequence ATGAACTATTCAACAGCACTGTTAGAAAGTATAGAAGCGGCCCAAATACTAGCAGGCCACTATCAGGGGCATACCTTAGATACTTGGCATCTCCTGACGGCTATGGCCAATAATCCCTATAGCGTGGCAGGTTCTGTACTGAACGATTATCCTATGCAGATCGATGAGTTTCAGGATGCAGCGGAGCATATTACAGGTCAAGCTTTTCAAAGCGACAATCGGTATGAAATCTTCCCATTTTCTTATCGGATGGAAGCGATTATGAAGCACGCAAGAGAGATTGCCCAGGTCCTTCATGCCAAGACTTTGGGAACAGAGCATGTGCTCCTCTCTCTTCTAGCAGACCGTGGGACCTTGGCTAGCCAAGTCATGGAGTTTGCCGGCTTTGCCTTTACAGAGCAAGACAAGGGAGTTCCTATTGCCTCCCTTCGCAAGAATTTAGAAGACAAGGCAGGCTGGGACAAGAATGATATCAAAGCCATTCGGAGTCTTTATCGGGCTCAAAACCCTAACCGCCAAACCATGGGAAATATGATGGGCATGCCCCCAAGCACCAGTGGAGGTCTTGAAGATTATACCCGTGATTTGACAGAAATGGCGCGGGCAGGCCAGATTGAGCCTGTGATCGGCCGGGATGCAGAGATTTCACGCATGATCCAAATCCTCAGCCGCAAGACGAAGAACAATCCTGTATTGGTGGGAGAAGCAGGGGTCGGGAAAACCGCCCTTGCATTAGGTCTGGCCCAGCGTGTCGCTAGTGGCAATGTTCCAGCTGAAATCGCACAAATGCGTGTCCTGGAATTGGATCTCATGAATGTCGTTGCAGGGACGCGCTTCCGTGGAGACTTCGAAGAACGGATGAACAATATCATCCAGGACATCGAAGAAGACGGTCACGTGATTCTCTTTATCGATGAACTGCATACCATTATGGGGTCAGGATCCGGCATTGATTCGACCCTAGACGCAGCCAATATTCTAAAACCAGCCTTGGCACGAGGAACCTTGCGTACAGTTGGAGCAACGACCCAAGATGAGTACCAAAAGCATATCGAAAAAGATGCAGCCCTCTCTCGGCGTTTTGCGAAAGTCACCATTGAAGAGCCAAGTGTTGCAGATAGCATCCAAATTCTCCAAGGCTTGAAAGAGACCTATCAGGACCACCATCATGTGACCATTACTGATGAAGCGATCGAAACAGCTGTCAAATATGCCCACCGCTATTTGACCAGCCGTCAATTGCCAGATTCAGCCATTGATCTCTTGGATGAAGCGGCAGCTACCGTACAAAACCGCGATTCCAACGGTCATGTAAAAGAAGAGTTGACCGCCTTGGATCGGGCCTTGATGGATGGCAAGTGGAAGAAAGCAGCCCAACTCTTAGAAGTAGAGGCCGCTCCCATTGTCTACAAAAAAGAAGTCACTGACCAAGATGTCTTGGTGACCTTGAGCCAATTATCGGGTATTCCAACTCAAAAACTGACCCAAACCGATGCCAAGAAGTACCTAAACTTAGAAGCAGAATTGCACAAGCGCGTGATTGGTCAAGACCAAGCCGTTTCGAGTATCAGTCGGGCTATTCGACGCAATCAATCAGGTATTCGTAGCAATAAACGTCCGATCGGTTCTTTCATGTTCCTAGGACCTACCGGTGTCGGAAAAACAGAGCTAGCCAAAGCTTTGGCAGAAGTTCTGTTTGATGATGAATCGGCCCTCATCCGTTTTGATATGAGTGAGTACATGGAAAAATTTGCGGCTAGCCGCCTCAACGGTGCCCCTCCAGGCTATGTGGGCTACGAAGAAGGAGGCGAATTGACCGAGAAAGTTCGCAACAAACCATATTCAGTTCTCTTATTTGATGAGGTGGAAAAAGCCCACCCAGATATTTTTAATGTCCTTTTGCAAGTCTTGGATGACGGAGTCTTAACCGATAGCAAAGGCCGGAAGATTGATTTCTCCAATACCATTATCATCATGACCTCAAATCTGGGAGCAACAGCCCTTCGGGATGATAAGACAGTTGGCTTTGGTGCCAAAGATATTCGCTTTGATCAGGCCAATATGGAAAAACGCATGTTTGAAGAGTTGAAGAAGACCTATCGTCCAGAGTTTATCAACCGGATTGATGAAAAGGTGGTCTTCCATAGTCTCTCAAGCGAGGACATGCAGCAGGTGGTGAAAGTCATGGTCAAACCGCTCATCGCGACCTTGGCCGAACAAGACATGACTCTCAAATTCCAGCCTTCAGCGCTCAAGTTGCTAGCAACCAAAGGCTACGATCCAGAAATGGGAGCTCGCCCACTGCGTCGTGTCTTGCAGACCGAAGTGGAAGATCAACTAGCAGAGCTATTGCTGAAAGGGCAAGCCCAAGAAGGGCAAACCATCAAGGTTGGAACGACAGCCGGAACGATCAAGTTCGAGATTGTCTAG
- a CDS encoding CtsR family transcriptional regulator → MANKNTSDSIEAYIKALLAQAGMAELKRSELADVFQVVPSQINYVIKTRFTESRGYIVESKRGGGGYIRIGKVQFSDHHQMLQDLAANIGETISQQVFNDILQMLYEEKLLTKREAQLLLATTSDEVLGRDALILRATMLKKIIQQVDRKGNTD, encoded by the coding sequence ATGGCAAATAAGAACACATCTGATAGCATCGAAGCTTATATTAAGGCCTTGCTGGCTCAAGCTGGCATGGCAGAGCTCAAAAGAAGTGAGTTAGCCGATGTCTTTCAGGTCGTACCCAGTCAGATTAACTATGTCATTAAGACTCGTTTTACCGAGAGCCGAGGCTATATTGTAGAGAGCAAGCGCGGTGGTGGTGGCTATATCCGCATTGGCAAGGTCCAGTTTTCAGATCACCATCAGATGCTCCAAGACTTGGCAGCCAATATTGGAGAGACCATCAGCCAGCAGGTCTTCAATGATATCCTCCAGATGCTCTATGAAGAAAAATTATTGACAAAACGTGAGGCTCAGCTCTTGCTTGCGACGACCTCCGATGAGGTCCTAGGTCGAGATGCTCTCATCCTACGAGCAACGATGCTGAAAAAAATCATTCAACAAGTAGATAGAAAAGGAAATACCGACTAG